A region of Deltaproteobacteria bacterium DNA encodes the following proteins:
- a CDS encoding glycosyltransferase family 4 protein, which translates to MTEKKIAYVTSSFPILTETFIIREIEEVKHKGIDIEIFSLKNVKQNKNIPGWGQELISNTHYLPFLFSVEILKAALFYITNKPLTIIKLISEIIRTHTKEPDMLFKTLAVFPKALSISLIVKDLKIKKIHAHWATIPTTVAWIVSKLNEIDFTFTAHAWDIFKYDTMLEDKIAEARKVITCTNFNKKYLEEKFADISPDKIVTIYHGMDLHQFKSDKKKANRIFTILSIGRLAEKKGFHILLQACNILKKKQIGFTCQIVYVSGEFEKEIFELYNYLELAGYVQFIPEMTQEKLIDYYNNADCFILPCIVTDSGDRDGIPNVILEALAMELPVVTTPISGIPEVIKDGETGLLVEPENAEELAAAIARVYSDPNLREKLGKAGRDFVNQHFEISSNVERLLKVIFS; encoded by the coding sequence ATGACCGAAAAGAAGATTGCTTACGTTACTTCTAGTTTTCCCATTTTAACAGAAACCTTTATAATCCGAGAGATTGAAGAAGTCAAACATAAAGGTATTGATATCGAGATATTTTCCCTAAAAAATGTAAAACAGAACAAGAATATTCCCGGCTGGGGTCAAGAGCTTATATCTAATACACACTATCTCCCCTTTCTATTCTCAGTTGAGATATTAAAAGCGGCTCTTTTTTATATCACAAATAAACCTCTCACTATAATAAAACTTATCTCTGAAATAATCAGAACCCATACTAAGGAACCTGACATGTTATTTAAAACCCTTGCTGTATTTCCCAAAGCCCTCTCTATTTCACTCATTGTGAAAGACTTGAAGATAAAAAAAATTCATGCACATTGGGCAACTATACCAACAACAGTAGCCTGGATAGTCAGCAAGCTAAATGAAATCGATTTTACCTTTACAGCACATGCTTGGGATATATTCAAATATGACACGATGCTCGAAGACAAAATCGCGGAAGCAAGGAAAGTAATTACCTGCACAAATTTTAACAAGAAATATCTAGAGGAAAAATTTGCGGATATAAGCCCCGATAAAATCGTGACTATTTATCATGGTATGGATTTACATCAATTCAAATCCGACAAAAAAAAAGCAAATCGTATTTTCACTATATTGAGTATTGGAAGGCTTGCGGAAAAGAAAGGATTCCACATCCTTCTCCAAGCCTGCAACATATTGAAAAAAAAGCAAATTGGGTTCACTTGCCAGATTGTGTATGTAAGTGGAGAGTTTGAGAAAGAAATATTTGAGCTATATAACTATCTGGAGCTAGCAGGTTATGTGCAATTTATCCCTGAAATGACACAGGAGAAATTAATTGACTACTATAACAATGCAGATTGTTTCATATTACCCTGTATTGTTACTGATAGCGGAGACAGGGACGGCATACCCAATGTAATTTTAGAGGCTCTGGCTATGGAGTTGCCCGTAGTAACGACACCCATCTCGGGAATACCTGAAGTTATAAAAGACGGGGAAACAGGCCTTCTGGTTGAGCCCGAAAATGCAGAAGAGCTGGCGGCGGCTATCGCGCGGGTGTATTCGGATCCAAATCTGAGAGAGAAACTGGGAAAAGCGGGAAGAGATTTCGTAAATCAGCATTTCGAAATCTCTTCCAATGTTGAGCGTCTATTAAAAGTAATATTTAGTTGA
- a CDS encoding DNRLRE domain-containing protein → MKYKFNSIQAYILLLLLVAAALSAIPAEAMRISFGRGSRPARGGSLTNQEPGGYSAVSDTYIDEQRPNNKYGRKSTIRLKQGDSKNRAGLLEFDISDIPRGSKITNAKLSLYVASRSRSATDISVFAAMNKWDESISWSRRPDIASFEEDNVEISRTRQYSELDLTQLVQDWVDGVETNNGVYVIANSGDVTLNSKENRRNGPKLVVDFDKPRAVPPPSEEPEPGDIPPSTGGTIDSGVSDAPLEPRDKRVLIVDKNGSGDYRTIQSALDNSRPGDTIQVKDGVYNERVNFTVNGTREEPIALVNYPSHRPVIDPGGGSYPLECCPSSGTPRVEFNAEWIILEGFEIRYGWDGVKLYKGHNTIRNNWIHKNRYQGILIVSTDDVFIDANVIEFNGTEEGACYSSDWGGESPKHCHGIYMSDFLCTGMSDITIRGNTLSDHGGRGIQWNGSGCNSEMQNMVVENNIIENNSWGMVLWYNVKRSVIRNNTFVLEQYPQTDDTSHTFVGILNSTDNIFKNNIFYSTLEDVAALETFDSGSSKNTFDYNLWNVRSDSWKWEDGWRSDFGSRYKSVTSWDKNSLFNADPGFTNTSTGIYHIKADSSARDRGEKNSCAGIDFDGQDRLLDAGCDIGMDEYVN, encoded by the coding sequence ATGAAGTACAAATTCAACTCGATCCAAGCTTACATACTGCTATTGTTACTGGTTGCAGCGGCTCTAAGCGCTATTCCTGCGGAGGCGATGAGGATATCATTCGGCCGCGGTTCCAGGCCCGCCAGGGGAGGGAGCTTGACAAACCAGGAGCCCGGTGGCTACTCTGCTGTTTCTGATACTTATATTGATGAACAGAGACCCAATAATAAATACGGCCGAAAATCGACGATTCGTTTGAAGCAAGGTGATTCTAAAAATAGAGCTGGGCTGCTTGAGTTCGATATATCGGATATACCCCGCGGATCGAAAATTACGAATGCCAAGTTATCTCTATATGTAGCTTCCAGAAGCAGATCTGCGACGGATATTTCTGTGTTTGCGGCTATGAATAAGTGGGATGAATCAATATCCTGGAGCAGAAGACCCGATATTGCCTCCTTTGAAGAGGATAATGTAGAGATCTCAAGAACCCGGCAATACTCTGAGTTGGATTTAACGCAGTTGGTTCAGGATTGGGTAGACGGTGTTGAAACCAATAATGGTGTGTATGTCATTGCGAATTCCGGAGATGTAACTCTTAACAGCAAGGAAAACAGGAGAAACGGCCCCAAGCTGGTAGTTGATTTTGACAAACCCCGGGCGGTTCCCCCTCCTAGTGAGGAGCCCGAGCCGGGTGATATCCCTCCTTCGACTGGAGGAACTATAGATTCGGGCGTATCGGATGCACCGCTTGAACCTCGGGACAAACGCGTGTTGATCGTGGATAAGAACGGTAGCGGAGACTATCGGACTATACAATCGGCGCTCGATAATTCCCGCCCTGGAGACACAATACAGGTCAAGGACGGTGTATATAATGAAAGGGTCAACTTTACTGTGAACGGAACGAGGGAAGAACCTATTGCCCTTGTCAATTATCCGAGTCACAGACCTGTGATAGATCCCGGGGGAGGTAGTTATCCCCTGGAATGTTGTCCGTCAAGCGGTACGCCGAGAGTTGAGTTCAATGCGGAGTGGATAATACTGGAAGGATTTGAAATCAGGTACGGCTGGGACGGTGTAAAGCTATATAAAGGGCACAACACCATACGAAACAATTGGATACATAAAAACAGGTATCAGGGTATTCTAATTGTATCTACAGACGATGTGTTCATCGATGCTAATGTGATAGAGTTTAACGGTACGGAGGAGGGCGCGTGCTATAGCAGTGATTGGGGAGGCGAGAGTCCCAAGCACTGTCACGGGATATATATGAGTGATTTTCTCTGCACCGGGATGTCTGATATAACGATAAGGGGCAATACTCTTAGTGATCACGGGGGCAGAGGGATTCAGTGGAACGGCAGCGGATGCAACAGCGAGATGCAAAATATGGTTGTAGAAAACAATATAATTGAGAACAATTCTTGGGGTATGGTGCTATGGTACAACGTTAAAAGAAGCGTAATCAGAAACAATACGTTCGTTCTTGAGCAATATCCTCAAACTGACGATACAAGCCACACTTTTGTAGGGATATTAAATAGTACGGACAATATATTTAAGAACAACATATTCTATAGCACGCTGGAGGATGTGGCCGCGCTAGAGACCTTTGACTCCGGTTCGAGTAAGAATACATTTGATTACAACTTATGGAATGTGAGATCTGATTCCTGGAAATGGGAGGACGGCTGGAGGAGTGACTTTGGTTCAAGATATAAGTCCGTTACGAGCTGGGATAAAAACAGCTTATTCAACGCCGACCCCGGGTTCACTAATACATCGACCGGTATTTATCATATAAAGGCTGACTCTTCGGCAAGAGACCGGGGGGAGAAAAACAGCTGTGCAGGTATTGATTTTGACGGACAGGACAGATTACTCGATGCCGGCTGTGATATAGGCATGGACGAATACGTCAACTAA